The Juglans regia cultivar Chandler chromosome 2, Walnut 2.0, whole genome shotgun sequence genome includes a window with the following:
- the LOC109014170 gene encoding G-type lectin S-receptor-like serine/threonine-protein kinase At4g27290, whose product MKAFIVLYFLCCRFPISVISAVTDTIGVTESIKDGATIVSSGGNFELGFFSPGNYKSRYIGIWYKKISTTTVVWVANRDIPLNDTSGALKLLDQGVLVLSNDANITLWSASSSRSATNPVAQLLDTGNLVVRDRNENDPENFFWQSFDHPGDTFLPGMKYGFNLVTGMNRQLTSWKSVDDPSTGDYTNHLDPNGVPQFFLREGPVTKFRTGPWNGLHFSGMPNLKPNPIYTYEFVSNPVETYYSYHLIDTAVVSRMELKPEGNLQRFTWIDRTQSWSLYLTAQVDGCDRYGLCGAYGTCNINNSPYCGCIKGFVPKFPEDWNAADWSHGCVLKKPLSCSDGEGFVKYSGIKLPDTRQSWYNRTMDLNECKKLCLENCTCTACANLDVREGGSGCILWFGELIDIREYSENGQDIYIRMAASELTAYGSSKGKKRVRTIVISVLSFGIALLGLSLMLFVLKKMLKREGCILYNPEQEVGNGRENETLDLPLFDFATIAYATENFSTQNELGHGGFGPVYKGILEAGQEVAVKRLSSESRQGLNEFKNEVFTISKLQHRNLVKLLGCCIQEDERMLVYEYMPNKSLDSFIFDPKRNISLDWPQRFHIINGIARGLLYLHQDSRLRIIHRDLKASNVLLDNDMNPKISDFGMAKIFGGDQTEAQTSRVVGTFGYMSPEYAIDGVFSVKSDVYSFGVLVLEIVSGKRNRGFCHPDHNLNLLGHAWRLYKERRILELVDKSVKESCNPTEVLRSIQVGLLCVQQSPEHRPSMSTVVLVLSSETVLPVPKQPGFLTERYLSDMDSSRSKREISSSNGLSVTSVEAR is encoded by the exons ATGAAAGCCTTCATCGTACTTTACTTCTTGTGCTGCAGATTTCCCATCTCTGTAATCTCAGCTGTTACGGACACCATTGGTGTAACTGAATCAATTAAAGATGGCGCGACCATAGTTTCATCGGGTGGGAATTTTGAGCTGGGATTCTTTAGTCCAGGTAATTACAAGAGCCGATATATAGGAATATGGTACAAGAAGATATCTACAACAACAGTGGTATGGGTTGCCAACAGAGATATCCCTCTTAACGATACATCAGGAGCTTTGAAACTTTTGGACCAGGGAGTTCTTGTCCTTTCAAATGATGCTAATATCACCCTTTGGTCTGCAAGTTCATCAAGATCAGCAACCAATCCGGTTGCACAGCTTTTGGATACAGGAAACCTTGTAGTAAGAGATAGAAATGAAAATGATCCGGAAAATTTTTTCTGGCAAAGTTTTGATCATCCGGGCGATACGTTTCTGCCGGGGATGAAGTATGGATTTAACTTGGTAACAGGCATGAATCGGCAGCTTACATCATGGAAGAGTGTTGACGACCCTTCAACAGGTGATTATACTAATCATCTTGATCCTAATGGAGTGCCACAATTTTTTCTAAGGGAGGGTCCAGTTACTAAATTCCGGACAGGACCATGGAATGGTCTCCATTTCAGTGGGATGCCAAATTTGAAACCGAACCCAATTTATACGTACGAGTTTGTTTCCAATCCGGTGGAGACTTActattcatatcatcttatcgaCACCGCAGTTGTCTCGAGAATGGAGTTAAAACCTGAAGGCAATCTGCAGCGTTTTACTTGGATTGATCGGACCCAGAGCTGGAGCCTCTACTTAACAGCACAAGTAGATGGCTGTGACAGGTACGGATTGTGTGGTGCATATGGTACGTGCAACATCAATAACTCCCCATATTGTGGGTGCATAAAAGGTTTTGTGCCGAAATTTCCTGAAGACTGGAACGCGGCGGATTGGTCACATGGATGTGTGCTAAAGAAGCCTTTGAGTTGCAGTGATGGAGAGGGCTTTGTGAAATATTCTGGAATTAAGTTGCCAGACACACGGCAGTCCTGGTATAACAGGACTATGGACCTTAATGAATGCAAGAAGCTTTGCTTAGAAAATTGCACTTGTACAGCTTGTGCGAATCTGGATGTCAGAGAAGGAGGAAGTGGGTGCATACTTTGGTTTGGAGAACTGATTGATATCAGAGAGTACTCTGAAAATGGGCAAGACATCTACATAAGGATGGCTGCCTCTGAATTAA CAGCATATGGAAGCTCTAAAGGAAAGAAACGAGTGAGGACCATAGTTATCTCTGTACTGTCTTTTGGAATAGCTCTCCTCGGCCTAAGCTTGATGTTATTTGTCCTGAAGAAGATGCTAAAAAGAGaag GATGTATCTTATACAATCCAGAACAAGAGGTCGGCAATGGAAGGGAGAATGAAACTTTGGACCTACCATTATTTGATTTTGCCACAATAGCTTATGCCACAGAGAACTTTTCAACTCAAAATGAGCTTGGGCATGGCGGATTTGGACCTGTCTACAAG GGCATTTTAGAGGCGGGACAAGAAGTAGCCGTTAAGAGGCTGTCATCGGAATCAAGACAAGGACTCAACGAATTCAAGAACGAAGTTTTTACCATTTCCAAACTTCAACATCGAAACCTTGTGAAGCTTTTAGGATGTTGCATCCAAGAAGATGAAAGGATGCTCGTATATGAATACATGCCCAACAAGAGCTTGGACTCCTTTATATTTG ATCCAAAGAGAAACATATCATTAGATTGGCCTCAGCGCTTCCACATTATCAATGGGATTGCTCGGGGTCTACTTTATCTTCATCAAGATTCCAGACTCAGAATTATCCACAGAGATCTAAAAGCTAGCAATGTGTTACTGGACAATGACATGAATCCAAAAATCTCAGACTTTGGCATGGCCAAAATATTTGGAGGAGATCAAACGGAAGCACAGACAAGCAGAGTGGTTGGAACATT CGGTTACATGTCTCCAGAGTATGCCATAGACGGAGTATTCTCAGTGAAATCTGATGTATATAGCTTTGGTGTTTTGGTACTAGAGATAGTGAGTGGAAAGAGAAACAGGGGATTCTGCCATCCAGACCACAATTTGAACCTCCTTGGGCAT GCATGGAGACTGTACAAGGAGAGACGGATATTGGAACTGGTTGATAAATCAGTAAAGGAGTCGTGCAACCCAACAGAAGTGCTGAGATCAATACAGGTGGGTCTATTATGTGTGCAGCAAAGTCCAGAACATAGACCAAGCATGTCCACTGTGGTTTTGGTGTTGAGTAGTGAGACTGTACTACCTGTGCCTAAACAGCCTGGTTTTCTCACCGAAAGGTATCTTTCGGACATGGATTCCTCGCGAAGCAAGCGAGAAATATCTTCCAGTAATGGACTCTCTGTTACATCTGTAGAGgctcgataa
- the LOC109014205 gene encoding calcium-binding protein KRP1 — protein MASQNPESQFQDFLPTMAHKLGGDSLIGELCNGFDLLVDGDKGVITFDSLKRNSALLGLHDLRDEDLLSMLQEGDFDGDGALNQMEFCVLMFRLSPELMEESCLCVDEAVEHEFQH, from the coding sequence ATGGCATCCCAAAATCCAGAAAGTCAGTTCCAAGATTTCTTACCGACCATGGCCCACAAGCTCGGTGGGGACAGCCTGATAGGTGAGCTGTGCAACGGCTTCGATCTGTTGGTGGACGGCGACAAAGGGGTCATCACCTTCGATAGCCTCAAGAGGAACTCCGCTCTGCTGGGCCTGCACGACTTGAGAGATGAAGATCTGCTTTCCATGTTACAGGAAGGCGATTTCGACGGTGATGGTGCCCTTAATCAGATGGAGTTTTGCGTCTTGATGTTCAGATTGAGCCCCGAGCTCATGGAAGAGTCCTGCCTTTGTGTAGACGAAGCTGTAGAACATGAATTCCAACATTGA